The Faecalibacter bovis genome includes the window GATTAAAACTTGGTGAACTTTTTTACCTTCAGCAGAAGTTTGAGGAGTTACTAATTGCATTCCGATAATATCGTTTGCTCTTTCCTTAACTTCGTCTAAATTTTTGGCTAGTTTAACACCTCCACCTTTACCACGACCACCTGCATGAATTTGAGCTTTCACAACATGCCATCCTGTTCCGGTTTCTTCTGTTAATTTTTTAGCGGCTTCAACAGCTTCCTCTGGTGTAGTTGCAACAATTCCACGTTGAACTCTCACACCATATTTACTAAGAATTTCTTTTCCTTGATATTCGTGAAGATTCATTTTTTTTGATTTTTCAATTACAAAAATAGAATAATTGTTGAGGTATTCTAAATTTTGAATCATTAATTTTATCAGGTTAATCTAAATTTAATAAATAAATTAAGGTTTTTAGGTTAATTATCCCTTAAAATTGACAAAATATATTTTAAGTTTGTGATGTTATACCTATTGTAAAATGAATCTTCGTATATTATTAATAATAGTATTTATCCTAAATTTAGTTCAGGGTATTTTTACACCAATAATTGATGATGAAGCTTATTATTGGCTTTGGAGTACAAAATTAGACTTCGGATATTTTGACCATCCACCAATGATTGCTCTTTGGATTGCGTTGTCAGATTTTATATTTAATGGAGAAATTGGCGCACGTTTTTTCACTGTTTTATTTAATACGATTACGGTTTATCTATTTTGGAAAATTGTTGAACCGAAAACCAAAAAAGAAATTAAATTATTTACTATAATTTATTTTAGTTTATTGCTTGTTCAAGTTTTTTCCTTTGTATCTACTCCAGACGCATCATTATTGTTTTTTACTGTTTCTTATTTATATGTATTAAAAAATTATATAAAAAATCAAGCATTTCGATGGACAGCTTTACTGGGAATATGTTTCGCAGGTTTGATGTATAGTAAATATCATGGAGTTTTAGTTTTAGCTTTTACCTTATTACCAATACTAACATTTTTAATAAAGAAACAAACATTCTATATCGCGGTTTTATTTTCATTATTACTTTATTCACCACATTTATTTTGGTTGTATCAAAATGATTTTCCGCCAATTTCGTATCATTTTATTGATCGCAGTGCGGAACAAAAATTTAGTTTCACACAACCATTAATTTACATTTTAACTGCTATACTAAGTGCCGCTGGATTATTGTTTATTTATATAGGTAAAGCTTTAGTAGATGTTAATAAGTCTGATTTATTTCAAAAATCAGTATTTTGGTTAGTAGTTGGACCTTTCTTATTTTTTCTAATTTCAACCATAAAAGATACCACACAAGCACAATGGTTATTGATTAGTTATATCGGGTTAGGATTGCTATTATACTGGTATATCAGGAAACAAGAAAATACAAAACAGTTCGAAATTTTAGGTTTTTCTACAATAGGTTTAATGATAGTGGGACGAATTATAATTACGATTCCTTACTTTTCACCATTCTACGAAACAAAGACTTTTGGAGAACTTTCAGGCGAATTATCACATACCAAGATTGTAGCTTTTGAAAAATATCAAGAAGCATCAATTTTTCAATTTTATAATCAAGATAGGCAAGGAGTTGTTTATCGCACATTAGGAAATAGACATAGTCAATTCTCGTTGTGGGATACTGAGAATTTATTAAATAAACCTTTTACATATATCACTCCTTGGAAGGAATCTATGCTTAGTTTTGAAGGACTAAAAAAGAAACAATTTTATATTAACATTATTGATAATTATAAACCAATTCATCATACAGAAGCTTTATTTTTAGAAATAGAGGATAATGAATTAGAATTGAAGTATAATGTACCTTCGCGAATTAAAATTCAATTAAATAACATAGATATTGATTTGTTAAAAAAGGAAAAAGTAAAATTAAGCTTGTTTATAACGGAAGATCAACAGTATTATATTGTAGAAGAAATTAATGTTCCGATGAATAATTGGACAAATCCGTATGAACAAAAAGATGGTTTTGTTTTTGAATTTAATTATCAGCCTAGATTAACTCCTGGTGAGTATAAGGCTTTCATAGGTTTAACACCTGACGGATTAATTCCGAAGTATCAATCCAAATCTTTAAAAATTATAGTTACTGAATAGTTTCTTATATTTACAGCATCATGATTAAGGCAACAAATATTGTAAAAAAATATGGCGAACTTGAAGTATTGAAAAATGTTTCATTAGAGATCGCCGAGCGTGAAGTTGTATCTATAGTAGGTGCATCTGGTGCGGGAAAAACAACATTGCTACAAATTTTAGGAACATTAGAAAAAAGTTCTGAACCGAAAGAATATAACACAGAAATTTTAATAAATGGTCAGGATATAACTAAGTTATCTGACCGTGATTTATCTAAATTTAGAAATGAAAATATTGGTTTTATCTTTCAGTTTCATCAATTGTTACCTGAATTTACAGCGTTAGAAAATATTTGTATTCCGGCTTTTATTCGAAAAACAAATAAATCGGAGGCAGAAAAACGTGCCAAAGATTTGATGGATTATTTAGGTGTTTCGCATCGTATGAATCACAAACCGAATCAACTTTCTGGAGGTGAACAACAACGTATTGCAGTAGCACGAGCTTTAATAAATCAGCCAAAAGTTGTTTTTGCAGATGAACCTTCGGGTAACTTAGATTCAAAGAATGCTGAAGAGCTACATGATTTGTTTTTTAATCTAAGAAAAGAATTTGGTCAGACTTTTGTTATCGTAACACATAATGAGGAATTGGCGTCTTTAACTGATCGAAAATTAGTTATGCACGACGGGAAATTCCAAACTGAATTTTAATGTATAATGAAATTTGACGAGCTTAAAGATTTTTTAGATGAAAAGGTTAATCAATACAATACGTTAGATTTTATTGAAACAGATCCTGTACAAATTCCACATCGATATCAACAAAAAGAAGATATTGAAATTGCAGGTTTTTTAGCGGCTACTATCGCTTGGGGAAATCGTAAAATGATCATCAATAATGCAAATAAAATGATGAACATTATGGGAAATTCACCTTATGATTTTGTGATGAGTTTTTCTGAAGATGATTTAAATAAGGCGGATGGATTTGTACACAGAACTTTTAACGCTGATGATTTTAAATATTTCATACGCAGTTTAAAGCATATCTATACTACCTATCATGATTTAGAAAATGTTTTTTCGCAGCATCAGAGCGATGATTCTATGCAAGAAGCTATTTCAAAGTTTAAAACTATTTTTTTTGAAATTGAACCTTTAGAAAGGGCAAAAAAACATATATCTGATCCGTTAAATAATTCTGCTGCAAAGCGTATAAATATGTGGTTACGTTGGATGGTTAGGAAGGATGCAAACGGTGTTGATTTAGGAATTTGGAAATCGATACCAACATCTAAATTATCGTGTCCGTTAGATGTTCATTCGGGTAACGTAGCAAGAAAATTAGGGATTTTGACAAGGAAACAAAATGATGCAAAAGCATTGAAAGAATTAGATTTCAAATTGAGAGAAATGGATCAAAACGATCCGGTAAAATACGATTTTGCTCTTTTCGGTTTGGGAGTTTTCGAAGGATTTTAGTCAAAATTTAGAGTTTAATAAAAAGAATTGAATATTTATGTTTAAAGTATTAATTGGAGAAAATTTTAAGGATTTAAAATTAGAAGAAGGACTGAAATATACTTACGCAATATCTAATTATGGAAGATTGATTAGATATACTAATGTTATTGAGGATGGTGCTGAATTAAAAGGTTCTTTGATTAATGGTTATAAGGTTTTTCGATATAAAATAACAAAGGATGGGAAAGTAAAAAACTATTCGAAAATGTTTTCGCGCATGGTTGCTGAAAATTTTTTAGAAAAACCAACTGAAGATCAAATATACTTATTGCATAAAGATTATATAAAAGACAATTGCCAGGCGACCAATTTATTTTGGGCAACAAAAGAAGAGTTTAGAGATCATTTTATGGGAAGTCCGTTGTATAAAGAAGGTGTAAAAAAATCTTTGGAAACTCGTAAGAAAATGGATGGAAATAAATTGACGACAACTCAGGTAATCAGAATTAAGAAAATGATTTTAGATCCTAATAGACGAACTCGATTAAAGTTGATCGCAAAGCAATTTGGTATTAGCGAAATGCAACTTTATCGTATAAAATCTGGTGAAAATTGGGGACATATTAAAGTATAATAAAAAGAGGAAAATTAATTTTCCTCTTTTTTGTTTGTTAAGAATATCGATTATTTTTACAAAAAGTATAATAATGAAAGAATTAAACGGAATTAAATATATTGAAAGAAAACCCATAATTGAATCTGAAAATCCACAATTGTTTTTATTGAT containing:
- a CDS encoding ArnT family glycosyltransferase encodes the protein MNLRILLIIVFILNLVQGIFTPIIDDEAYYWLWSTKLDFGYFDHPPMIALWIALSDFIFNGEIGARFFTVLFNTITVYLFWKIVEPKTKKEIKLFTIIYFSLLLVQVFSFVSTPDASLLFFTVSYLYVLKNYIKNQAFRWTALLGICFAGLMYSKYHGVLVLAFTLLPILTFLIKKQTFYIAVLFSLLLYSPHLFWLYQNDFPPISYHFIDRSAEQKFSFTQPLIYILTAILSAAGLLFIYIGKALVDVNKSDLFQKSVFWLVVGPFLFFLISTIKDTTQAQWLLISYIGLGLLLYWYIRKQENTKQFEILGFSTIGLMIVGRIIITIPYFSPFYETKTFGELSGELSHTKIVAFEKYQEASIFQFYNQDRQGVVYRTLGNRHSQFSLWDTENLLNKPFTYITPWKESMLSFEGLKKKQFYINIIDNYKPIHHTEALFLEIEDNELELKYNVPSRIKIQLNNIDIDLLKKEKVKLSLFITEDQQYYIVEEINVPMNNWTNPYEQKDGFVFEFNYQPRLTPGEYKAFIGLTPDGLIPKYQSKSLKIIVTE
- a CDS encoding ABC transporter ATP-binding protein, with product MIKATNIVKKYGELEVLKNVSLEIAEREVVSIVGASGAGKTTLLQILGTLEKSSEPKEYNTEILINGQDITKLSDRDLSKFRNENIGFIFQFHQLLPEFTALENICIPAFIRKTNKSEAEKRAKDLMDYLGVSHRMNHKPNQLSGGEQQRIAVARALINQPKVVFADEPSGNLDSKNAEELHDLFFNLRKEFGQTFVIVTHNEELASLTDRKLVMHDGKFQTEF
- a CDS encoding TIGR02757 family protein — encoded protein: MKFDELKDFLDEKVNQYNTLDFIETDPVQIPHRYQQKEDIEIAGFLAATIAWGNRKMIINNANKMMNIMGNSPYDFVMSFSEDDLNKADGFVHRTFNADDFKYFIRSLKHIYTTYHDLENVFSQHQSDDSMQEAISKFKTIFFEIEPLERAKKHISDPLNNSAAKRINMWLRWMVRKDANGVDLGIWKSIPTSKLSCPLDVHSGNVARKLGILTRKQNDAKALKELDFKLREMDQNDPVKYDFALFGLGVFEGF
- a CDS encoding helix-turn-helix domain-containing protein, with translation MFKVLIGENFKDLKLEEGLKYTYAISNYGRLIRYTNVIEDGAELKGSLINGYKVFRYKITKDGKVKNYSKMFSRMVAENFLEKPTEDQIYLLHKDYIKDNCQATNLFWATKEEFRDHFMGSPLYKEGVKKSLETRKKMDGNKLTTTQVIRIKKMILDPNRRTRLKLIAKQFGISEMQLYRIKSGENWGHIKV